A genomic region of Gossypium hirsutum isolate 1008001.06 chromosome D01, Gossypium_hirsutum_v2.1, whole genome shotgun sequence contains the following coding sequences:
- the LOC121213872 gene encoding uncharacterized protein translates to MHFAFFSIPYIGRKCEPTQNIMAACDFNMCFIFAFPGWEGTTHDIRIFLQALRKQELKFPHPPPGKYYLVDSGYPQMAGFLGPYRGNNIIYLIFVEVIIKYLEKKKSLIMPILRYAL, encoded by the exons atgcatttcGCCTTCTTCTCAATACCTTATATCGGACGGAAATgtgaaccaactcaaaatattatggcagcttgtgacttcaacatgtgctttatttttgcatttcctggttgggaaggaacaACACATGATATTAGAATTTTTTTGCAAGCACTTAGAAAGCAAGAGTTGAAGTTTCCACACCCTCCACCAG gaaaatattatcttgtggatTCCGGATATCCACAAATGGCAGGTTTTCTAGGTCCATATAGGGGGAACAATATCATTTATCTGATTTTCGTCGAGGTAATCATCAAGTATCTggaaaaaaagaaatctttaatcatgcccattcttcgttacgctctgtga